One stretch of Oncorhynchus keta strain PuntledgeMale-10-30-2019 chromosome 18, Oket_V2, whole genome shotgun sequence DNA includes these proteins:
- the LOC118397149 gene encoding prolactin-releasing peptide receptor-like — MDPILEEVLSGANITGGPSLNHSNNPLDVFSGMQLLLRFKPLFLPLYCLLVAVAGIGNSILLACILADKKLHNATNFFIGNLAAGDLLMCLTCVPLTASYAFDSRGWAFGRPLCHLVPLLQAATVFASVLSLTAIAVDRYVVVAHPVRRRISVGGCGAVALGVWGLSLALAAPPSLHTRYLDLRPRGVELVVCEEFWPSSGQLRLLYSCCILVASYMIPLLSVSISYCAITVHLRRHTLPGEPSHCQQRWSQRRRKTFSLLVASVLAFALCWLPLQVLNLLLDLDPDYHIVDKRYVNVLQVCCHLVAMSSACYNPFIYASLHSKVWLHLKGYLCPYCRQGPPGGQLLSRSTSRNPATCLSLLSEVSASAKETPGAVGPESDPTNDSTL, encoded by the exons ATGGATCCCATCCTGGAGGAGGTCCTGAGTGGGGCCAACATTACTGGAGGCCCCTCCCTGAACCACAGCAACAACCCCCTGGACGTGTTCTCTGGCATGCAGCTGCTGCTGCGCTTCAAGCCCCTCTTCCTGCCCCTCTACTGCCTTCTGGTGGCCGTGGCCGGCATAGGCAACTCCATCCTGCTGGCATGTATCCTGGCCGACAAGAAGCTCCACAATGCCACCAACTTCTTCATCGGTAACCTGGCGGCTGGCGACCTACTGATGTGTCTGACCTGTGTCCCTCTGACCGCCTCGTACGCCTTCGACAGCCGCGGCTGGGCCTTCGGACGCCCTCTCTGCCACCTGGTGCCGCTGCTGCAGGCCGCCACCGTCTTCGCCTCTGTGCTGTCCCTCACGGCCATCGCTGTGGACCGCTACGTGGTGGTGGCCCACCCAGTGAGGAGGAGGATCTCTGTCGGGGGCTGTGGCGCGGTGGCTCTGGGGGTGTGGGGGTTGTCTCTGGCCCTggctgcccctccctccctccacacgcGCTACCTGGACCTGAGGCCCCGTGGGGTGGAGCTGGTGGTGTGTGAGGAGTTCTGGCCGAGCTCTGGCCAGCTCAGGCTGCTCTACTCCTGCTGTATCCTGGTAGCCTCCTACATGATCCCTCTGCTGTCAGTCAGCATATCCTACTGTGCCATCACAGTGCACCTGAGACGCCACACGCTGCCCGGAGAGCCCTCACACTGCCAGCAGCGCTGGAgccagaggaggaggaaaaccTTCTCTCTCCTGGTGGCCTCTGTGCTTGCCTTTGCCCTCTGCTGGCTGCCCCTGCAG GTGCTGAACCTGCTGCTGGACCTGGACCCAGACTACCACATTGTGGACAAGCGCTATGTCAACGTGCTGCAGGTGTGCTGCCACCTGGTGGCCATGAGCTCCGCCTGCTACAACCCCTTCATCTACGCCTCCCTGCACAGTAAGGTCTGGCTGCACCTCAAGGGCTACCTGTGCCCTTACTGCCGCCAGGGGCCCCCAGGGGGCCAGCTCCTCTCCCGCTCCACCTCCCGGAATCCGGCCACCTGCCTCAGCCTGCTCTCTGAGGTCTCCGCCTCCGCCAAGGAGACCCCGGGAGCCGTCGGTCCTGAGTCCGACCCCACCAATGACAGCACCCTCTGA